Part of the Ignavibacterium album JCM 16511 genome, ATGTAAAAACGGATTTATACTCGATGGTTTCCCGAGAACTACTATTCAAGCAGAAGCTTTAGATAAACTTTTTGCTGAATTGCATCTTAATGATGTTTTACTTGTTCATATAACTGCAGATGAGGAAGAAATTATTAAAAGATTAAACGGAAGAAGAGCTTGTAAAATTTGCGGAAGTATTTTTACACTGAGTGAAATCGAAGGACTCGGCAAGTGCCCGAAGTGTGGAGCTGAAAACAGTTTTTATCTTCGTGATGATGATAAAGAAGATGTAATAAGAAAAAGATTGAAAGTTTATGAAACCAACACAAAACCTGTGCTTGGTTATTACGAATCAAAAGGAAAAGTTGTAACTATAAATGGTCTCGGTACGATTGAAGAAGTGAATAAAGAATTAATTGAAGTACTGAAGGGAAAAAAAGTTAAGAATTAAACCGATTGCTTTAAAAATCCTTTTGTGATTTTTCCATTCTCAATTTTGAATATTCTCGCATTCGAATTTTTTCTTACCAATTCGTAATTGTGCGTAGCGAAAAGAATCGCTGTTCCCCTTTTATTAATTTTCATAAGTAAATCAAGTATCTCTGATGAAGTTTCCGGATCAAGATTTCCTGTAGGTTCATCTGCAAGAATAATTAAAGGATCATTCAATATTGCTCTTGCGATTGCTATCCTCTGCTTTTCACCTCCTGAAAGTTGATTAGGCATATTTAGTCTTTTATGAGACAATCCGACTTCGGTTAACGCATCATTAACTTTTCTCTTTATATCTCGTTTGGGTGTGTTTGTTACTTCCAGCACGAATGCAAGGTTTTCATAAACATTTCTGTCAGCCAGCAATTTAAAATCCTGGAACACAATTCCGATTTTTCTTCTGAGTAATGCTAATTGACTTTTCTTTATCAAAGATGAATTGAATTGTCCTACAGTTATGGTTCCTGACTCCGGTAAAACATTCATATAAATCAATTGTAATAAAGTAGTCTTACCGCTGCCACTTTTACCGATTAGAAAAGCAAACTCACCAGCAGCAAGTTCAAGTGAAATGTTATCAAACAATGGTTGATTTTTATAATGAAATGTAACATTAGAAATAGATAGCATCAGTATTTCCTCTTTACTACAAATTGTGCACGAAGATCATTCGATTTACAATTGCGAAATGTGAAAGCATTAAAACACTCAACTGCATATAAGCCGCATTTATCAAGTAGTTCAAAATAAAATTCCAAAGGATAAATTTTCTGGCGATGAATTTCTTTCATCTTATTTCCATCAGGATAGATAATTTCAAAAATATTTTTATGAATTCTGCTTTTATGCAAATATAAACTTTGCCTGTTAAACAACACACCTTTTTGCTTGCCTTTTTTAACTGCATGTTTCTGATGTTTGTAACTGTTTCTTTCAAGAGCAGCATCAAATAAA contains:
- a CDS encoding adenylate kinase, giving the protein MQIILFGSPGVGKGTQAKLLSEQFNIPHISTGDILRKAVQDKTELGLKAAEIMNRGELVPDDIMIGIIKDVLKSERCKNGFILDGFPRTTIQAEALDKLFAELHLNDVLLVHITADEEEIIKRLNGRRACKICGSIFTLSEIEGLGKCPKCGAENSFYLRDDDKEDVIRKRLKVYETNTKPVLGYYESKGKVVTINGLGTIEEVNKELIEVLKGKKVKN
- the ftsE gene encoding cell division ATP-binding protein FtsE, which encodes MLSISNVTFHYKNQPLFDNISLELAAGEFAFLIGKSGSGKTTLLQLIYMNVLPESGTITVGQFNSSLIKKSQLALLRRKIGIVFQDFKLLADRNVYENLAFVLEVTNTPKRDIKRKVNDALTEVGLSHKRLNMPNQLSGGEKQRIAIARAILNDPLIILADEPTGNLDPETSSEILDLLMKINKRGTAILFATHNYELVRKNSNARIFKIENGKITKGFLKQSV